A single genomic interval of Vicugna pacos chromosome 34, VicPac4, whole genome shotgun sequence harbors:
- the TAS2R42 gene encoding taste receptor type 2 member 42 has translation MPSGIDNALLAAIIGEVIIGTLGNGFIVLVNCIGWVKRNKFSSVDCILTGLAISRISQLWITLFESLLMLFWSHLYATDKCLISIVSIFWTLSNHLATWCATCLSVFYFLQIARFSHPCFTWLRWRIHRVILVLLLGSLFLLVFNSKLIHSFGESWTSIYKIDERNSTGSSGEMKTLYLNGLIVYSLICLMPFLVSLTSLLLLFISLRRHTKNLKLNPSSRDLSTEAHKRAMRMIISFLLLFLVHFSSILSVGWAFIILQKHQVNLVVMLTSIVFPSGHSFILILGNSKLRQNALGLLWYLNCHLKRMKRLAS, from the coding sequence ATGCCATCTGGAATTGATAATGCTCTTCTAGCAGCCATAATAGGAGAAGTCATAATTGGAACGTTGGGGAATGGGTTCATTGTACTAGTTAACTGCATTGGCTGGGTGAAGAGGAACAAGTTCTCATCAGTCGACTGCATCCTCACCGGCCTGGCTATCTCCAGAATCAGTCAACTTTGGATAACACTGTTTGAATCACTTTTAATGTTGTTTTGGTCACATCTCTATGCCACTGATAAATGTTTAATAAGTATTGTTAGCATTTTTTGGACATTGTCCAATCACCTAGCTACCTGGTGCGCTACCTGCCTAAGTGTTTTCTACTTCTTACAAATAGCCAGGTTCTCCCACCCCTGCTTCACCTGGCTGCGCTGGCGAATTCACAGGGTGATACTTGTCCTTCTGCTGGGGTCTTTGTTCTTACTGGTTTTCAACTCTAAATTAATACATTCGTTTGGTGAATCCTGGACtagtatctataaaatagatgaaagaaaCTCAACTGGGTCCTCGGGCGAAATGAAAACTCTGTATCTTAATGGGTTGATTGTTTACAGCTTGATTTGCTTAATGCCCTTTCTTGTGTCCCTGACCTCACTGCTCCTTTTATTCATCTCCTTGAGAAGACACACCAAGAATCTGAAGCTGAACCCTAGCTCTAGGGACCTCAGCACAGAGGCCCATAAAAGGGCCATGAGAATGataatttctttcctcctactCTTCTTGGTCCACTTTTCTTCCATTCTATCAGTGGGCTGGGCATTCATTATACTGCAGAAGCATCAGGTCAACTTGGTTGTCATGTTAACTTCAATTGTTTTTCCTTCAGGCCACTCATTTATCCTAATTTtgggaaacagcaagctgagacaAAATGCCTTAGGACTACTGTGGTATCTTAATTGTCACCTGAAAAGAATGAAACGTTTAGCTTCATAG
- the SMIM10L1 gene encoding small integral membrane protein 10-like protein 1, translated as MATAAAPSSLALRASSPAAAPSSYGVFCKGLSRTLLAFFELAWQLRMNFPYFYIAGSVVLNIRLQVHF; from the coding sequence ATGGCCACCGCGGCGGCCCCGTCATCCTTGGCCCTGAGGGCCTCGAGCCCGGCCGCGGCCCCCAGCTCGTACGGGGTCTTCTGCAAGGGGCTCTCCCGCACCCTGCTCGCCTTCTTCGAGCTGGCCTGGCAGCTGCGCATGAACTTCCCGTACTTTTACATCGCGGGCTCCGTGGTCCTCAACATCCGCTTGCAGGTACACTTTTAG